A single Phragmites australis chromosome 4, lpPhrAust1.1, whole genome shotgun sequence DNA region contains:
- the LOC133914938 gene encoding rab GTPase-activating protein 22-like isoform X2, whose translation MRRGSSGQAADSFYQVRPDCSHNVPNTKFKIKGVHPAIRGEVWEFLLGCFDPGSTFDEREQIRHRRRLQYARWKEECKEMDSHVGNGKIITAPIITEDGFPIKDPLVLLEATSDTQGTSTSSRNGIEVGDSTDRVMDKQIIDWKLTLHQIGLDVLRTDRAMMFYENKENLSKLWDILAVYAWIDKEVGYCQGMSDLCSPMIVLLNDEADAFWCFERLMRRLRGNFRCTQQSVGVENQLQHLASIIQVLDPNLHDHLETLGGGDYLFAFRMFMVLFRRELSFGDSLYLWEMMWALEYDPDIFSTYEKTQSATHKIEGFKPKVKSIRQFGKYERENMKNGANDVDGPVPISVFLVASVLKENSPKLLLEARGIDDVIRILNNVNGNLDAKKACAVALKLHRKYLKKLQGKKT comes from the exons atgagacgGGGAAGCAGCGGTCAGGCTGCGGATTCCTTCTACCAGGTCCGCCCAGACTGCAGCCACAACGTCCCCAACACCAAGTTCAAGATCAAG GGTGTGCACCCCGCGATCAGGGGAGAGGTTTGGGAGTTTTTACTTGGCTGCTTTGACCCTGGGAGCACCTTCGATGAGCGGGAGCAGATTAGGCACAGAAGAAG GTTACAATATGCTAGATGGAAGGAAGAATGCAAAGAGATGGATTCTCATGTTGGAAATGGCAAAATTATCACCGCCCCGATTATAACGGAAGACGGTTTCCCTATTAAGGATCCTTTGGTATTACTCGAGGCTACTTCAGACACGCAAGGTACTTCAACCAGCAGCAGGAATGGAATTGAGGTGGGTGACTCCACAGACCGTGTGATGGATAAACAAATCATTGACTGGAAGCTTACGTTGCATCAAATCG GCCTTGATGTACTACGCACTGACCGCGCCATGATGTTTTATGAGAACAAAGAAAATCTTTCAAAGTTATGGGATATTCTAGCTGTCTATGCATGGATCGACAAAGAAGTCGGTTATTGTCAAG GAATGAGTGATTTATGCTCACCCATGATAGTGCTACTCAATGATGAAGCAGACGCATTTTGGTGCTTTGAGAGGTTGATGCGTAGACTG AGAGGGAATTTCAGATGCACACAGCAGTCCGTTGGGGTAGAAAACCAGCTTCAGCACCTTGCTTCTATCATTCAGGTGCTCGACCCAAATTTACATGACCACCTAG AAACACTTGGCGGAGGTGACTATCTCTTTGCATTTCGCATGTTCATGGTATTGTTTCGGCGCGAATTATCATTTGGGGACTCCTTGTACCTTTGGGAG ATGATGTGGGCTCTGGAATATGATCCTGACATCTTCTCCACTTATGAAAAAACTCAGTCTGCAACCCACAAAATCGAAGGATTTAAACCAAAAGTAAAATCAATACGCCAGTTTGGCAAGTACGAGAGAGAGAATATGAAGAATGGGGCAAATGATGTTGATGGACCTGTCCCTATTTCGGTTTTCTTGGTTGCTAGTGTTCTGAAAGAGAACAGTCCAAAGCTTCTGCTAGAAGCTCGAGGGATTGATGACGTTATTAGG ATATTGAACAATGTTAACGGGAACTTGGATGCGAAAAAGGCTTGCGCTGTTGCACTGAAGCTTCACAGGAAATACCTTAAAAAG TTGCAGGGAAAGAAAACCTAA
- the LOC133914938 gene encoding rab GTPase-activating protein 22-like isoform X1, whose translation MRRGSSGQAADSFYQVRPDCSHNVPNTKFKIKAGKTLSVRKWHAAFTREGCLDIASVLSRIQRGGVHPAIRGEVWEFLLGCFDPGSTFDEREQIRHRRRLQYARWKEECKEMDSHVGNGKIITAPIITEDGFPIKDPLVLLEATSDTQGTSTSSRNGIEVGDSTDRVMDKQIIDWKLTLHQIGLDVLRTDRAMMFYENKENLSKLWDILAVYAWIDKEVGYCQGMSDLCSPMIVLLNDEADAFWCFERLMRRLRGNFRCTQQSVGVENQLQHLASIIQVLDPNLHDHLETLGGGDYLFAFRMFMVLFRRELSFGDSLYLWEMMWALEYDPDIFSTYEKTQSATHKIEGFKPKVKSIRQFGKYERENMKNGANDVDGPVPISVFLVASVLKENSPKLLLEARGIDDVIRILNNVNGNLDAKKACAVALKLHRKYLKKLQGKKT comes from the exons atgagacgGGGAAGCAGCGGTCAGGCTGCGGATTCCTTCTACCAGGTCCGCCCAGACTGCAGCCACAACGTCCCCAACACCAAGTTCAAGATCAAG GCCGGGAAAACATTGAGCGTGCGGAAATGGCATGCTGCGTTTACGCGTGAAGGCTGTCTGGACATCGCTTCTGTTCTAAGCCGCATACAGAGAGGG GGTGTGCACCCCGCGATCAGGGGAGAGGTTTGGGAGTTTTTACTTGGCTGCTTTGACCCTGGGAGCACCTTCGATGAGCGGGAGCAGATTAGGCACAGAAGAAG GTTACAATATGCTAGATGGAAGGAAGAATGCAAAGAGATGGATTCTCATGTTGGAAATGGCAAAATTATCACCGCCCCGATTATAACGGAAGACGGTTTCCCTATTAAGGATCCTTTGGTATTACTCGAGGCTACTTCAGACACGCAAGGTACTTCAACCAGCAGCAGGAATGGAATTGAGGTGGGTGACTCCACAGACCGTGTGATGGATAAACAAATCATTGACTGGAAGCTTACGTTGCATCAAATCG GCCTTGATGTACTACGCACTGACCGCGCCATGATGTTTTATGAGAACAAAGAAAATCTTTCAAAGTTATGGGATATTCTAGCTGTCTATGCATGGATCGACAAAGAAGTCGGTTATTGTCAAG GAATGAGTGATTTATGCTCACCCATGATAGTGCTACTCAATGATGAAGCAGACGCATTTTGGTGCTTTGAGAGGTTGATGCGTAGACTG AGAGGGAATTTCAGATGCACACAGCAGTCCGTTGGGGTAGAAAACCAGCTTCAGCACCTTGCTTCTATCATTCAGGTGCTCGACCCAAATTTACATGACCACCTAG AAACACTTGGCGGAGGTGACTATCTCTTTGCATTTCGCATGTTCATGGTATTGTTTCGGCGCGAATTATCATTTGGGGACTCCTTGTACCTTTGGGAG ATGATGTGGGCTCTGGAATATGATCCTGACATCTTCTCCACTTATGAAAAAACTCAGTCTGCAACCCACAAAATCGAAGGATTTAAACCAAAAGTAAAATCAATACGCCAGTTTGGCAAGTACGAGAGAGAGAATATGAAGAATGGGGCAAATGATGTTGATGGACCTGTCCCTATTTCGGTTTTCTTGGTTGCTAGTGTTCTGAAAGAGAACAGTCCAAAGCTTCTGCTAGAAGCTCGAGGGATTGATGACGTTATTAGG ATATTGAACAATGTTAACGGGAACTTGGATGCGAAAAAGGCTTGCGCTGTTGCACTGAAGCTTCACAGGAAATACCTTAAAAAG TTGCAGGGAAAGAAAACCTAA